One genomic segment of Trichococcus shcherbakoviae includes these proteins:
- a CDS encoding LacI family DNA-binding transcriptional regulator: MTVTIKDVAREAGVATSTVSRTLKDSPLISENTKVKVRQAMHKLGYTPNFAAQNLANKSTQTIGVILPVGTMGNPAQNPLFLEMIQEIGVVCNEQKYMISLATGKTMAELKDSVRLMHQRKLVDGFILLYSEAKDPIRKFLHDEKIPYALLGKPDVYENETIYIDNDNRLSGKSAADCLIQHGHQRIGYVGLTPSQVVDKERYKGYSDALRDANLTVHPELYFETPTDFMAFQEFLEETQPTGLVVGDDRLALRVLQYLQLDNYKVPDDISLISFNNSVFATLSHPFLTTIDIHVQELARQAAALLIRQLNEPSALLPKMIVPHEVIERETVMRVRGE, encoded by the coding sequence ATGACCGTTACGATAAAAGATGTCGCCAGAGAAGCGGGCGTCGCGACTTCAACCGTTTCACGCACGTTGAAGGACAGTCCGCTGATCAGCGAAAACACAAAAGTGAAAGTGCGCCAAGCGATGCATAAATTGGGCTATACGCCCAACTTCGCCGCCCAGAACCTGGCCAACAAGTCCACCCAGACGATCGGCGTGATCCTGCCGGTGGGTACGATGGGGAATCCAGCGCAGAATCCGCTCTTCTTGGAGATGATCCAGGAAATTGGCGTCGTCTGCAACGAACAGAAATACATGATTTCCCTGGCGACCGGGAAAACAATGGCGGAACTGAAGGACAGCGTACGCTTGATGCATCAACGCAAACTGGTCGATGGCTTCATCCTGTTGTATTCGGAGGCGAAAGATCCGATCCGCAAGTTCCTGCATGATGAGAAGATTCCTTATGCACTGCTGGGGAAACCCGATGTCTACGAAAACGAGACGATCTACATCGACAACGATAACCGCCTGTCCGGCAAATCGGCGGCCGACTGCCTGATCCAACATGGGCATCAGCGGATCGGTTATGTCGGTCTGACGCCTTCGCAAGTCGTCGATAAGGAACGCTATAAAGGCTATTCCGATGCCTTACGCGACGCCAACCTGACCGTCCATCCGGAACTCTATTTCGAAACGCCGACTGATTTCATGGCTTTCCAGGAGTTCCTCGAAGAGACCCAACCTACCGGACTCGTCGTCGGCGATGACCGCCTAGCTTTGCGTGTCCTGCAGTATCTGCAGCTGGACAACTACAAAGTTCCGGACGACATCTCGCTGATCAGCTTCAACAATTCCGTCTTTGCGACCCTGTCCCACCCGTTCCTGACGACCATCGACATCCACGTCCAGGAACTGGCCCGACAAGCCGCCGCCCTATTGATCCGCCAACTCAACGAACCGAGCGCCTTGCTGCCGAAAATGATCGTGCCGCATGAAGTGATTGAGCGGGAGACGGTTATGAGGGTGCGGGGGGAATAA
- a CDS encoding IS5 family transposase: MYKKQTNRQLTIYDFDQPLGLTMNPENRWVKKADSIPWSVIEDKYAALFNSDRGNIAKPVRMALGALIIQSEFQYADTEVVNQIRENPYLQYFVGLPSYKDEKPFDASSMVHFRKRLSSEILIEINELILKPIEDGADDSQTDDNDNNDDNDASGSENEGTLILDATCAPSEIKFPQDTELLNECREKLEGIIDVICEANHLPKPRTYRKMARRDYLNIARKKKKSSKQIRKAIGKQLNYIRRDLGYIDAFLEQGYTLGTKQVNLLGTLRKLYEQQLYMHTSRTHKVQDRIVSISQPFIRPIVRGKAKNPVEFGAKLDMSITNGYARLEKISFDAYNESECLIVAVERYKERMGVYPERVLADKIYRNRTNLSYCKELGIRLSGPSLGRPKKDQKVDKKQEYTDNCDRVEVERGFSLAKRKFGLRLIRTRLEETSLCVIALSILTMNLSKVSLRIFLTIIQWMSLLRIEPLVNP, encoded by the coding sequence ATGTACAAAAAGCAGACGAATCGGCAATTAACCATTTATGACTTCGATCAGCCATTGGGCCTTACGATGAACCCAGAAAACCGTTGGGTCAAAAAAGCGGATTCGATTCCCTGGTCAGTCATTGAAGATAAGTATGCTGCTCTGTTCAACAGTGACAGAGGAAACATCGCCAAACCGGTAAGGATGGCACTAGGTGCCTTGATTATTCAAAGCGAATTTCAGTATGCAGATACCGAAGTCGTCAATCAGATTCGCGAAAATCCCTATCTGCAGTACTTTGTCGGACTACCTTCCTATAAGGATGAAAAGCCATTCGATGCTTCTTCGATGGTGCACTTCCGCAAACGTCTCTCGTCCGAAATTCTGATTGAAATCAATGAATTGATCCTCAAACCTATAGAGGATGGAGCAGATGATTCCCAAACTGACGATAATGACAATAATGATGACAATGATGCATCAGGATCTGAGAATGAAGGGACGCTCATTCTAGATGCCACTTGCGCGCCTTCAGAAATCAAGTTCCCGCAAGACACGGAACTGTTGAACGAATGTCGGGAAAAGTTGGAAGGCATCATCGACGTAATCTGCGAAGCAAACCACCTTCCCAAACCCCGCACCTATCGGAAAATGGCCCGAAGGGATTATCTCAACATCGCGCGCAAGAAAAAGAAAAGCAGCAAACAAATTCGCAAAGCCATCGGCAAGCAACTGAACTACATCCGGCGAGATTTAGGGTACATCGACGCATTTCTGGAGCAAGGTTATACGCTAGGAACGAAGCAAGTCAACCTGTTGGGGACTTTGCGGAAATTGTATGAACAGCAGCTCTACATGCACACAAGCAGGACGCACAAAGTGCAGGATCGCATCGTCAGTATCAGCCAGCCGTTTATCCGCCCGATTGTCCGCGGAAAAGCCAAGAACCCGGTGGAGTTTGGAGCCAAACTGGACATGAGCATAACCAATGGGTACGCCCGACTCGAAAAAATTTCCTTCGATGCCTACAACGAGAGCGAATGCCTCATAGTTGCAGTGGAACGCTACAAAGAACGGATGGGAGTGTATCCTGAACGAGTTTTGGCGGATAAAATATACCGAAATCGCACAAACTTGAGCTACTGCAAAGAACTCGGAATCCGATTATCCGGCCCGTCGCTCGGCAGGCCCAAGAAGGATCAAAAGGTTGACAAAAAACAAGAATACACCGACAACTGCGATCGAGTAGAGGTCGAAAGAGGCTTCAGCCTGGCGAAAAGAAAGTTCGGGCTCAGGCTTATTCGAACACGCCTTGAAGAGACCAGTCTGTGTGTGATTGCTTTATCCATTCTTACAATGAACCTGTCCAAGGTTTCATTGCGCATTTTTTTGACTATCATCCAATGGATGAGCTTACTCAGAATTGAACCCCTTGTGAACCCGTAA
- a CDS encoding helix-turn-helix transcriptional regulator, which yields MQLIKFLMEETIIEKEQKKRHVFVPDLPDLDNLQTKVPKIKNNFFFENKDIYISKHSRYAAYPEHSHQFLELNYIVKGECRQLINGVPYLLKEGDILLMDTGSEHSIEALGKEDLLLNILFNNKSISIDWLKNMNHNDSILYKMLLTNNQQGSNHTNYILYRNEQNEHIQQIINSMLNEYFFPKVFSSKIISSYLPILLYELARSLPYEYNENFSEKDPFYEVLQLIDTEFETITLNEASKILNFNKNYLSNMVKKRSGQTFTELLNEKKLLKANLLIESTEIPINTILSEVGFSNKTYFYKCYKEKFQRLPSDVRKK from the coding sequence ATGCAACTTATCAAATTCCTAATGGAAGAGACTATTATTGAAAAGGAGCAGAAAAAGAGGCATGTATTTGTTCCGGACTTACCAGATTTGGACAACCTGCAGACAAAAGTGCCCAAAATCAAGAACAACTTTTTTTTCGAAAACAAGGATATCTACATAAGCAAACATAGTCGCTACGCCGCCTATCCCGAGCACTCGCATCAATTCCTCGAGCTTAATTACATCGTGAAGGGTGAATGCCGCCAACTCATCAATGGCGTCCCATATCTGTTGAAGGAAGGCGATATCCTGCTGATGGACACCGGCAGTGAGCATTCGATTGAAGCGCTAGGGAAAGAGGATCTCCTATTGAACATCCTATTCAATAATAAGAGTATTTCCATCGATTGGCTCAAGAACATGAACCATAACGATAGCATCCTGTATAAAATGTTACTTACCAATAATCAACAAGGTTCAAATCATACAAACTATATTCTTTATAGAAATGAACAAAACGAACACATCCAGCAAATCATCAACAGTATGTTGAACGAATATTTTTTCCCTAAGGTCTTTTCCAGCAAAATTATCAGTAGTTACTTGCCCATCCTTCTTTATGAATTGGCGCGTTCCTTACCATACGAATACAATGAGAATTTCAGCGAAAAAGATCCTTTCTACGAGGTCCTCCAATTGATAGACACAGAATTCGAGACAATTACGCTTAATGAAGCCTCAAAAATATTAAATTTCAACAAAAACTATTTGAGTAATATGGTTAAAAAACGAAGTGGCCAAACCTTCACAGAATTGCTCAACGAGAAAAAATTATTGAAGGCAAATCTATTGATCGAATCCACTGAAATACCAATCAATACCATATTATCTGAAGTAGGCTTTTCGAATAAAACCTACTTCTATAAATGCTATAAAGAGAAATTCCAGAGATTACCTTCTGATGTCCGTAAAAAATAG
- a CDS encoding sugar ABC transporter ATP-binding protein yields the protein MEDYVLQLEGVSKIFPGVKALDNVNFKLKAGEIHALMGENGAGKSTFIKVMTGVHQPEEGKIYLDGKEVSFKNTNDSKKAGIAAIYQHSTSYPDLSVTENIFLGHEYTAGKINYLNWKKMNSEANQLLEKIGANFDARRIMGELSVAQQQIVEIAKALSQNARIIIMDEPTASLTINESEELYKIAEDLRDQGKSIIFISHRFEDMYRLASKVSVLRDSKYIGTWDVDKISNHDLIVAMVGREINTLFPKKELVIGDTVLKVNNLSRTGYFKNINFEVKAGEIVALTGLVGAGRTEIVETIYGLEKHDEGSIELMGETFIPKSPSHALENGIGLLSENRHEGGLITELEIYKSITLTNLRKMTNRFWINSQEEFEVAKTFGERVNVKANSIFDKVSNLSGGNQQKVVLAKILTSFLRVIILDEPTKGVDVGAKAAMYEIMGELAEKGYGVILVSSEMPEVLGMSDRIIVIKEGKVSAELNTKNTSQEEILQYAMSES from the coding sequence ATGGAAGATTACGTGCTTCAATTAGAGGGAGTTTCAAAAATTTTCCCAGGTGTCAAGGCTCTGGATAATGTGAATTTCAAATTAAAGGCAGGAGAAATTCATGCATTAATGGGAGAAAATGGTGCTGGTAAATCTACATTTATCAAAGTGATGACCGGAGTTCACCAGCCGGAAGAAGGAAAAATTTATCTAGATGGGAAAGAAGTTAGTTTTAAGAATACAAATGATTCTAAAAAAGCTGGGATTGCAGCTATTTATCAGCATTCAACAAGCTACCCTGACCTTTCGGTAACGGAAAATATATTTTTAGGCCACGAGTATACAGCTGGAAAAATTAATTATTTAAATTGGAAAAAGATGAACAGCGAAGCAAACCAATTGTTAGAAAAAATTGGTGCAAATTTTGATGCCCGCCGAATAATGGGAGAGTTGTCGGTAGCCCAGCAACAAATTGTAGAAATTGCGAAAGCACTTTCTCAAAATGCCCGCATTATCATCATGGATGAACCTACTGCATCCCTTACAATTAACGAGAGTGAGGAACTCTATAAAATAGCGGAGGATTTACGTGATCAAGGGAAGTCTATTATATTCATTTCCCATAGATTTGAAGATATGTATCGTTTAGCTTCAAAAGTATCCGTTTTACGTGACTCAAAATATATAGGTACTTGGGATGTTGATAAAATTTCGAATCACGATTTAATCGTAGCAATGGTGGGAAGAGAAATTAATACGCTATTCCCCAAAAAAGAATTAGTAATCGGAGATACTGTTTTGAAGGTTAATAATTTATCACGAACTGGTTACTTCAAAAATATAAATTTTGAAGTAAAAGCTGGAGAAATTGTTGCTTTGACGGGATTGGTGGGCGCAGGGAGAACTGAAATCGTAGAAACCATTTATGGTTTAGAAAAACATGATGAAGGTAGTATCGAATTAATGGGTGAGACCTTCATACCCAAGTCACCATCCCATGCTTTAGAAAATGGTATTGGATTATTATCAGAAAATAGACATGAAGGTGGGTTAATAACTGAATTAGAAATATATAAAAGTATAACCTTGACCAATTTGAGAAAAATGACCAATCGATTTTGGATAAATTCCCAAGAAGAATTTGAAGTTGCAAAAACTTTCGGCGAAAGAGTTAACGTAAAGGCTAATTCTATTTTTGATAAAGTATCCAATTTATCAGGTGGGAATCAACAAAAAGTTGTATTAGCTAAAATATTGACTTCATTCTTGAGAGTCATCATTCTTGATGAGCCAACAAAGGGAGTGGATGTGGGAGCAAAAGCTGCAATGTATGAAATAATGGGAGAATTAGCTGAAAAAGGATATGGAGTCATATTAGTATCCTCAGAAATGCCTGAGGTTTTGGGTATGAGTGATCGAATCATTGTCATCAAAGAAGGTAAGGTTTCCGCTGAACTAAATACCAAAAATACTTCTCAAGAGGAAATATTACAGTATGCAATGTCAGAATCTTAA
- a CDS encoding ABC transporter permease, translating into MSENILKKNRYKNLTKNMNVKEIGLLVFMIIAMIYIQMKNPQFLTGTNITDLLKNTSLLGMLSVGMMLVMLTGGIDLSIGAVLALSGMSAARFVSIYPDLPVVFSLLLGMMIGIVTGLILGLLVSKGRINPTIASLGMMNVHRGLTYVVGNNAWISAHQMTPAFKSLSTGSLFGLNNLILFSITTFAIFYYFLQYAKTGRNIYAVGSNYEATSITGIATNRTIVTAYVLNGLIAGLAGVLWVSKYASAQGDTGVGYEMSVIAACVLGGVSVRGGVGKISSLILGVLMLGILNNALPLLNISTFWEDFITGFIILVAILLNLYIQKRQKKDALKRRAI; encoded by the coding sequence ATGAGTGAAAATATTCTTAAAAAAAATAGGTATAAGAATCTAACTAAGAATATGAACGTAAAAGAAATAGGGTTACTCGTATTTATGATCATTGCTATGATTTATATTCAAATGAAGAATCCGCAATTTCTCACGGGTACCAATATCACAGATTTGCTAAAGAATACTAGTTTATTAGGAATGCTTTCGGTCGGAATGATGCTAGTAATGCTAACTGGAGGGATAGATTTATCCATCGGAGCGGTTTTAGCGTTATCCGGAATGTCTGCAGCTCGTTTTGTAAGTATTTACCCTGATTTGCCAGTTGTCTTCTCTCTTTTATTGGGAATGATGATTGGAATAGTTACGGGACTCATTTTAGGTTTGCTTGTTTCAAAAGGTCGAATTAATCCAACAATTGCATCATTAGGAATGATGAATGTGCATAGAGGATTGACATATGTTGTCGGTAATAATGCTTGGATCAGCGCTCATCAGATGACACCAGCCTTCAAATCGTTGTCCACAGGAAGTCTTTTCGGTTTGAATAACCTAATCCTGTTCTCGATCACGACATTTGCCATTTTCTACTATTTTCTACAATATGCGAAGACTGGTAGAAATATTTACGCTGTTGGATCTAATTACGAAGCAACGAGTATAACGGGGATTGCAACCAATCGTACCATTGTGACAGCATATGTATTAAATGGCTTAATTGCGGGTTTAGCAGGTGTACTGTGGGTTAGCAAGTATGCATCAGCGCAAGGGGATACAGGCGTCGGCTATGAAATGTCGGTTATTGCAGCTTGCGTATTAGGCGGAGTGAGTGTACGAGGCGGAGTCGGTAAAATTTCCAGTTTGATTCTAGGTGTACTTATGCTAGGTATTTTGAATAATGCTTTACCATTATTAAATATATCTACATTCTGGGAAGATTTCATTACAGGGTTCATTATATTAGTTGCTATTCTTTTGAATCTTTATATTCAAAAGCGTCAAAAGAAAGATGCATTGAAAAGGAGGGCAATATAG
- a CDS encoding ABC transporter permease → MEELKWKYELSTKKDKSIKSFFMQWEWLLVVILILIITFNSSISGNFFTVNTFLTAPMSFMDKAFMVLPMTFILLLGMIDISVGSIVALSAVMMGLAFQSGAPMWLAIVTSLFTGVICGFLNGLLNTKFSELPPMILTFATQTIFRGFSYVLLENNSISGFPTWYTNLGWGSVAGIPIIMLVFIVVAILFTAVLHKTVFGREIYAIGFNKRTSIISGVKVNRNIIIVFTLMGLMAAVTSLFLTSRMSSVRADIGMGYELEVIAMVVLGGVNTSGGIGRILGPIISVFIIGFLRYGLGIANVSSQTITLIIGVLLIVSVLVTRIKIKNKKI, encoded by the coding sequence ATGGAAGAACTCAAGTGGAAATATGAATTATCTACGAAAAAAGATAAGAGTATTAAATCCTTTTTCATGCAGTGGGAATGGTTGTTGGTTGTTATCCTCATATTGATTATTACTTTTAACTCTTCTATTTCGGGAAATTTCTTTACTGTAAATACATTTTTGACTGCACCAATGTCATTTATGGATAAAGCCTTTATGGTTTTACCAATGACTTTCATCCTCTTATTAGGGATGATTGATATCTCTGTAGGATCCATAGTTGCTTTGTCTGCTGTTATGATGGGTTTGGCTTTCCAATCAGGGGCACCCATGTGGTTGGCAATAGTCACAAGTTTATTTACAGGGGTTATCTGCGGATTTTTAAACGGTTTATTGAATACTAAGTTTTCGGAACTTCCTCCAATGATTCTGACATTTGCTACTCAAACAATTTTTAGAGGTTTTTCCTATGTTCTATTGGAAAATAATTCGATATCTGGATTCCCCACTTGGTATACCAACTTGGGATGGGGCTCTGTAGCAGGTATTCCTATTATTATGCTTGTATTTATAGTAGTAGCGATACTATTTACCGCTGTTCTCCACAAAACCGTATTTGGCAGAGAAATATATGCTATTGGTTTCAATAAACGAACTAGTATTATTTCCGGAGTCAAGGTTAATAGAAATATTATCATTGTCTTTACCTTAATGGGATTAATGGCGGCAGTTACTTCTCTGTTCTTAACTTCTAGAATGTCAAGTGTTAGAGCGGATATTGGTATGGGCTATGAACTTGAAGTAATTGCTATGGTTGTATTAGGAGGTGTCAACACGAGTGGCGGTATTGGTAGAATACTAGGCCCAATTATTTCAGTATTCATAATTGGATTCTTGAGATATGGCTTAGGGATTGCAAATGTAAGCAGCCAAACAATCACTCTAATTATTGGGGTACTGTTAATCGTTTCAGTATTAGTTACTAGAATCAAAATAAAAAATAAAAAAATTTAA
- a CDS encoding substrate-binding domain-containing protein: protein MKKTLYFLAATAVLLAGCTNSGSEGETGSTDDVKSFGFVYKNTGNPFGEKLMEGFINSIEEQGYTAITKAPDSPTAEQQINMIQELVAQGVDGIAISANDPDALQPALNAARDQGIQIISIDSAVNTESRNTHIQQADPVGIGRVLAESALDMADGAGEIAILSATSTATNQNTWIEEMQNVMDSDEKYADLKIVKIAYGDDLRDKSTSETEALLQSYPDLKVIVAPSTVALAAAAKVVTDKGIGDNVKVTGLGLPSEMAEYIESDVTPYMYLWNPIDMGYLAGYTLAEMADGNISGELGDTFDAGDLGTKEVTEAMDGGTEVLLGEPFKFDAENIDQWKDIF from the coding sequence ATGAAAAAAACACTATATTTTTTAGCAGCAACAGCAGTATTATTGGCAGGATGTACAAATTCCGGTTCTGAAGGAGAAACAGGATCTACTGATGATGTGAAAAGTTTTGGATTTGTTTACAAAAATACGGGTAACCCATTTGGAGAAAAACTTATGGAAGGTTTTATAAACTCGATTGAAGAACAAGGGTATACAGCCATTACGAAAGCACCAGATTCTCCTACAGCTGAGCAACAAATAAATATGATTCAAGAGTTAGTCGCTCAGGGAGTAGACGGGATCGCCATATCAGCTAATGATCCAGATGCATTACAACCGGCATTGAATGCCGCAAGGGACCAAGGAATCCAAATTATAAGTATTGATTCCGCTGTAAATACGGAATCTAGAAATACCCATATTCAACAAGCTGATCCTGTAGGAATTGGTCGCGTGTTAGCTGAGTCCGCATTGGACATGGCTGACGGTGCTGGTGAGATAGCCATTTTATCTGCAACGAGTACAGCAACCAATCAAAATACTTGGATTGAAGAAATGCAGAATGTTATGGATAGTGATGAAAAATATGCAGATCTAAAAATAGTAAAAATTGCATATGGTGATGATTTACGTGATAAATCGACTTCCGAAACAGAAGCATTATTACAATCTTATCCAGATTTAAAAGTAATTGTAGCTCCATCTACTGTAGCTTTAGCTGCTGCAGCAAAAGTAGTAACAGATAAAGGAATCGGAGATAACGTTAAAGTAACAGGTTTAGGATTACCATCAGAAATGGCCGAATATATTGAATCAGATGTTACGCCATACATGTATCTGTGGAACCCTATTGATATGGGCTATCTAGCGGGATATACTTTAGCTGAAATGGCTGATGGAAATATTTCAGGTGAACTAGGTGATACTTTTGATGCAGGAGATTTGGGAACTAAAGAGGTAACTGAAGCAATGGATGGTGGAACAGAAGTATTATTGGGCGAACCGTTTAAATTTGATGCTGAAAATATTGATCAATGGAAAGATATTTTTTAA